A stretch of the Streptococcus oralis genome encodes the following:
- a CDS encoding ABC transporter ATP-binding protein, producing MIKLENVTKTIGKKVILENLSLRINQGDLVAIVGKSGSGKSTLLNLLGLIDGDYSGHYEIFGQQNVPVNSVKSQAIIREHISYLFQNFALIDNETVEYNLMLALKYVKLSKKDKVKKIEEILERVGLPSILHQKVSELSGGEQQRIAVARAILKPSQLLLADEPTGSLDPENRDLVLNFLLDMNKEGKTVIIVTHDAYVAQQCHRVIEL from the coding sequence ATGATAAAGTTGGAAAATGTTACGAAAACCATTGGGAAAAAAGTTATTTTGGAGAACTTATCTCTAAGAATTAACCAAGGAGATTTAGTTGCCATTGTTGGAAAAAGTGGCAGTGGCAAGTCAACCTTGTTAAATCTCTTGGGTTTGATAGATGGCGATTACAGTGGACATTATGAAATTTTCGGTCAGCAAAATGTACCTGTCAATTCTGTTAAGTCGCAAGCGATTATCCGCGAACATATCTCCTATCTGTTTCAAAACTTTGCTCTGATTGATAATGAAACGGTAGAGTATAATCTCATGCTCGCTCTAAAGTATGTAAAATTATCCAAGAAGGACAAAGTCAAAAAGATAGAAGAAATTTTAGAGAGAGTGGGGTTGCCATCAATTCTACATCAAAAGGTTTCAGAGTTATCTGGAGGGGAACAGCAGCGAATCGCAGTTGCTAGAGCCATTTTAAAACCCAGCCAGCTCCTTTTAGCAGATGAACCAACCGGTTCTCTAGATCCTGAAAATCGAGATTTGGTTTTGAACTTTCTCTTAGATATGAACAAGGAAGGTAAAACGGTCATTATCGTTACCCACGATGCCTATGTGGCTCAACAATGCCATAGAGTTATTGAATTGTGA
- a CDS encoding bacteriocin-associated integral membrane family protein: MKKISNFCMLLLLLCTTFFVFNINYTREVVRIREMGKTVDSLDLYLKDINEPEASVLRFFEDVSKEYKVSIIKTDSGDEVVKSGVFDKDTFPYQEFGISSLDFTTDGEGVYSNKEISNKLGTIPTFLKAKPIQLMTFQTYIKDTSRSLNGRYTITSTQEMDKDRIVQKWSDFFKIDQATLLEPTYKSAVEVINRDLLLSAVVFVLAILLLVLVTVYQPMMEMKRVGVQKLLGFQDRAVLADVVKGNLYLLLGGTLVINLGVFFLLDYKPKDLFPMLWLSHFLLLQLYLFISWLTYLLIQKMTISSLLKSFSSFKFGLLFNYLMKIGTTILLTVLLVGVGKSLEQENKELDYQKQWISQGNYLTLETFQLNDNLWQEQLAGSGQAVDYFYRFYLDLVEKTQAGYVQSSSLPVKNFVKSEQIQRYQLTDTVDVYYANRNFLKSKGFKLPDTGTKKVILMPASTKGEEDKNQLLGKLIAYLSMKYEEQQKRTIEEMDIEIAYYEGDWSFFPYNEKRKENLYNPIISLVNDSDMMWDEKASLSTTGLNNPIKIENTAQHQKEVTALVEKLSDGNYLKFSSIQVIQQDKVDSYRDAVRNFNILFALVGLLSMMISYFLLVTTFLLKRTDIITKKFMGWKLIDRYRSLLGLLLAVYSLPFMVLLFFTQALFPLLLFAGFTGLDILFVLFLGSKMEKRNVVQLLKGDHL, from the coding sequence ATGAAAAAAATCAGTAATTTCTGTATGTTACTCCTGCTTTTGTGTACCACTTTTTTTGTTTTTAATATAAACTACACACGTGAAGTGGTTCGGATTCGGGAAATGGGAAAGACTGTAGATTCTTTGGATTTGTATTTGAAAGATATTAACGAACCTGAAGCATCTGTACTTCGATTTTTTGAGGATGTATCAAAGGAGTATAAAGTCTCCATCATCAAAACAGACAGTGGTGATGAGGTGGTCAAGTCTGGTGTTTTTGATAAAGATACCTTCCCCTACCAAGAGTTTGGGATTTCTTCTCTTGATTTTACCACAGATGGTGAGGGAGTTTACAGTAATAAAGAAATTTCCAATAAACTTGGTACGATTCCGACTTTTCTAAAAGCCAAGCCTATTCAGCTTATGACTTTTCAAACCTATATCAAGGATACATCTCGTAGTTTAAATGGTCGCTATACGATAACTTCTACACAAGAGATGGACAAGGATAGGATTGTACAGAAATGGAGCGATTTTTTCAAGATAGACCAGGCTACCTTGCTAGAGCCGACCTACAAAAGTGCAGTGGAAGTCATAAATCGAGATTTGCTTTTATCTGCCGTTGTTTTTGTCTTGGCTATTTTACTTCTTGTGTTAGTGACAGTGTATCAACCGATGATGGAGATGAAAAGAGTTGGGGTACAAAAATTACTTGGTTTTCAAGATAGGGCTGTTTTAGCTGATGTTGTAAAAGGCAACCTTTACCTCCTCCTAGGTGGGACGCTTGTGATCAATCTAGGAGTGTTTTTCTTGCTTGATTACAAGCCAAAAGATTTGTTCCCTATGTTATGGTTGTCGCATTTTTTGCTTTTGCAACTTTATCTCTTTATCAGTTGGTTGACCTATCTCTTGATCCAAAAAATGACAATCAGCTCTCTGCTGAAAAGTTTTTCATCTTTCAAATTTGGTCTACTCTTTAATTATTTGATGAAAATTGGAACTACTATTTTACTGACAGTCTTGCTAGTTGGGGTAGGAAAAAGTTTGGAGCAAGAAAACAAAGAGTTGGATTACCAGAAACAGTGGATCAGTCAAGGAAATTATCTGACCTTGGAAACTTTCCAACTCAATGATAACTTGTGGCAAGAGCAGTTGGCAGGCTCAGGGCAGGCAGTGGATTATTTCTATCGATTTTATCTGGATTTGGTAGAAAAAACGCAGGCGGGCTATGTGCAAAGTAGCAGTCTTCCTGTAAAAAATTTTGTCAAATCAGAACAGATTCAGCGATATCAGTTAACAGATACAGTGGATGTTTACTATGCTAATCGCAATTTTCTAAAGAGCAAGGGATTCAAGTTACCCGATACCGGCACTAAAAAAGTTATTTTGATGCCAGCAAGTACGAAAGGTGAAGAAGATAAAAATCAGCTCTTGGGGAAATTAATTGCCTATCTTTCTATGAAGTATGAAGAGCAGCAAAAACGAACGATAGAGGAGATGGATATCGAGATTGCTTACTATGAAGGTGATTGGTCATTCTTCCCTTATAACGAGAAACGAAAGGAAAATCTCTACAATCCAATTATTAGCTTGGTCAATGATTCCGATATGATGTGGGATGAAAAAGCCTCCCTGTCTACAACAGGTTTAAATAATCCGATTAAAATCGAAAATACGGCTCAACATCAAAAAGAGGTGACAGCGTTAGTTGAGAAATTATCAGATGGGAATTATTTAAAATTTTCATCTATTCAAGTCATTCAACAAGATAAAGTAGATTCTTATCGAGATGCTGTTCGGAATTTCAATATACTCTTTGCTTTGGTTGGTCTTCTTAGTATGATGATTTCCTACTTCTTACTAGTAACAACTTTCTTATTGAAGCGAACAGATATTATCACCAAGAAGTTTATGGGCTGGAAATTGATAGATCGGTATCGCTCCTTGCTGGGTCTTCTATTAGCTGTTTATAGCCTTCCTTTTATGGTTTTGCTATTCTTTACACAGGCACTTTTCCCGCTCCTACTTTTTGCAGGATTTACAGGCTTAGATATCCTGTTTGTGCTTTTCTTGGGTTCTAAGATGGAAAAACGAAATGTAGTGCAGTTATTGAAAGGGGATCACTTATGA
- a CDS encoding helix-turn-helix domain-containing protein has product MRYDFGNVYKEIRESKGLTQEDVCGSVLSRTSLSKIESGKTTPKYENMEFLLRQVNMSFEEFEYICQLYQPSQRTEIMQTYLNMSSILGTSELEKLFQKCQDYLKTHHDLPIKEIRDMLEIVIYTRQNGTKKLSIEVNNTVKKLWKKIEKQDTWYENDLKILNTVLFTFPIEHIHLITGKILQRLEVYKNYQHLYDLRMAILLNLSTIYLYNQDKNMCQQICYTLLEDAKNKKSYDRLAICYVRIGICTDDSKLIQKGFSLLELTDETSMLSHLKKEVETYHQPKEI; this is encoded by the coding sequence ATGCGCTACGATTTTGGAAATGTTTATAAAGAAATCCGTGAGTCAAAAGGATTAACCCAAGAAGATGTCTGTGGTAGCGTCCTTTCAAGAACCAGCCTATCAAAAATCGAAAGTGGAAAAACAACTCCTAAATATGAAAATATGGAGTTTCTTCTCCGACAAGTCAATATGAGTTTTGAAGAGTTTGAATATATCTGTCAACTTTATCAACCAAGTCAACGCACAGAAATTATGCAAACCTATCTCAATATGAGCTCAATCCTAGGGACTAGTGAACTCGAAAAACTATTTCAAAAATGTCAAGACTACCTCAAAACTCACCACGACCTCCCCATCAAAGAGATACGAGATATGCTGGAAATTGTTATCTATACCCGCCAAAATGGGACTAAAAAACTGTCAATCGAAGTTAACAATACTGTAAAGAAGCTATGGAAGAAGATAGAAAAGCAGGACACTTGGTACGAGAATGACTTAAAAATTCTCAATACCGTTCTCTTTACCTTTCCTATAGAACATATCCATCTCATCACTGGAAAAATCTTGCAACGCTTAGAAGTCTATAAAAACTACCAACATTTATATGACTTGCGAATGGCAATCCTACTCAACCTCTCTACCATTTACTTATACAATCAAGATAAAAACATGTGCCAACAAATCTGCTACACTTTACTGGAGGATGCCAAGAACAAGAAAAGCTACGATAGGCTTGCTATCTGCTATGTCCGTATTGGGATTTGTACGGATGATTCTAAACTTATCCAAAAAGGTTTCTCCCTTCTGGAACTAACCGATGAAACCTCCATGCTATCTCATCTCAAAAAAGAAGTAGAGACCTATCATCAACCAAAGGAAATATAA
- a CDS encoding LysM peptidoglycan-binding domain-containing protein, translated as MSLTTKKIKTTIAGVATLLAFFAPSLASAQETVTYTVKSGDTLSEIAEKYNTTVEKLAAKNNIKDIHLIYVDQVLVIEGTASTVAPAATTEETAPVATETVEEAPAATTYEAPAAPATPAAPATESNTAAASTVSGSEAEAKEWIAQKESGGSYTATNGRYIGRYQLTDSYLNGDYSAENQERVADAYVAGRYGSWTAAKNFWLNNGWY; from the coding sequence ATGTCATTAACAACTAAAAAAATTAAAACAACTATCGCAGGAGTAGCAACTTTGCTTGCTTTCTTTGCTCCATCACTTGCATCTGCCCAAGAAACTGTAACTTACACAGTTAAATCAGGTGATACTCTTTCAGAAATCGCTGAGAAGTACAACACAACTGTTGAAAAATTGGCAGCAAAAAATAACATCAAAGATATTCACCTTATCTATGTTGACCAAGTTTTGGTTATCGAAGGAACAGCTTCAACTGTAGCTCCAGCAGCAACAACGGAAGAAACAGCTCCAGTAGCTACAGAAACAGTTGAAGAAGCTCCAGCAGCAACAACTTATGAGGCCCCAGCTGCACCTGCAACTCCAGCAGCTCCAGCAACAGAAAGCAACACTGCAGCAGCTTCTACTGTAAGTGGTTCTGAAGCAGAAGCCAAAGAATGGATCGCTCAAAAAGAATCAGGTGGTAGCTACACTGCTACAAACGGACGTTACATCGGACGTTACCAATTGACAGATTCATACTTGAACGGTGACTACTCAGCTGAAAACCAAGAACGTGTAGCAGATGCCTACGTTGCAGGACGTTACGGTTCATGGACAGCTGCCAAGAACTTCTGGCTTAACAACGGTTGGTATTAA
- the sdaAB gene encoding L-serine ammonia-lyase, iron-sulfur-dependent subunit beta gives MHSLRFQSVFDIIGPVMIGPSSSHTAGAVRIGKIVSSIFDDTPTEVEFQLFNSFAKTYRGHGTDLALVAGILGMDTDDPDIPNSLEIAHKRGIKIVWTIQKDSNAPHPNTTKITVKNEHKSISVTGISIGGGNIQVTELNGFAVSLNMNTPTIIIVHQDVPGMIAHVTEALSRFDINIAQMNVTREKAGEKAIMIIEVDSRSCEEAIEEIRKIPHLHNVNFFK, from the coding sequence ATGCACTCACTTCGTTTTCAATCTGTCTTTGACATTATCGGACCAGTTATGATTGGGCCATCAAGTAGCCATACTGCTGGAGCTGTTCGCATCGGGAAAATCGTCTCTTCCATCTTTGATGATACGCCGACAGAAGTCGAATTCCAATTATTTAACTCATTTGCCAAAACCTACCGTGGTCATGGAACTGACCTTGCTCTCGTCGCTGGTATATTAGGTATGGATACGGATGATCCTGATATTCCAAATAGCCTAGAGATTGCCCATAAACGTGGTATCAAGATTGTCTGGACCATTCAGAAGGACAGCAACGCTCCTCATCCTAACACCACTAAAATTACTGTGAAAAATGAACACAAGTCCATCAGTGTGACAGGAATTTCCATCGGTGGAGGAAATATCCAAGTTACGGAGCTTAACGGCTTTGCTGTCTCTCTCAACATGAACACACCAACCATTATCATCGTGCATCAGGATGTCCCAGGTATGATTGCCCATGTTACTGAAGCCCTCTCTCGTTTCGATATCAACATCGCTCAGATGAATGTGACTCGAGAAAAAGCTGGAGAAAAAGCCATTATGATTATCGAAGTCGATAGTCGAAGTTGCGAAGAGGCGATTGAAGAAATCCGAAAAATCCCTCATCTCCACAATGTCAATTTCTTTAAGTAG
- the sdaAA gene encoding L-serine ammonia-lyase, iron-sulfur-dependent, subunit alpha — protein MFYSIKELVEQADLDFQGNVAELMIATEYQLTGRERPEVLLLMERNLEVMKASVELGLSENKSRSGLTGGDAAKLDRHLKSGKALSDFTILSAARNAIAVNEHNAKMGLVCATPTAGSAGCLPAVLTAAIQKLDLSHKEQLDFLFAAGAFGLVIANNASISGAEGGCQAEVGSASAMSAAALTLAAGGTPYQASQAIAFVIKNMLGLICDPVAGLVEVPCVKRNAMGASFAFIAADMALAGIESKIPVDEVIDAMYQVGSSLPTAFRETAEGGLAATPTGRRLQKEIFGE, from the coding sequence ATGTTTTATTCTATCAAAGAATTGGTTGAGCAAGCAGATCTAGACTTCCAAGGAAATGTCGCCGAACTCATGATTGCGACAGAATATCAACTAACCGGTCGAGAACGGCCAGAAGTTCTCCTCCTCATGGAACGCAATCTAGAAGTTATGAAAGCCTCTGTCGAGCTCGGTCTCAGTGAAAATAAATCCCGTAGTGGCCTAACGGGTGGAGACGCAGCCAAACTAGACCGCCATCTCAAAAGTGGCAAGGCCTTGTCGGACTTTACCATCCTATCAGCAGCCCGTAATGCCATCGCGGTCAATGAACACAATGCGAAGATGGGATTGGTCTGCGCTACTCCAACCGCAGGAAGTGCTGGTTGTTTGCCAGCCGTTCTCACTGCTGCTATCCAAAAACTAGACCTCAGCCACAAAGAACAGCTGGATTTCCTCTTTGCTGCTGGTGCCTTTGGACTAGTTATCGCAAACAATGCCTCTATCTCAGGTGCTGAAGGTGGCTGTCAGGCCGAGGTTGGCTCTGCCTCTGCCATGAGTGCCGCAGCCTTGACCTTGGCTGCAGGTGGAACGCCCTATCAAGCTAGCCAAGCCATCGCCTTTGTCATTAAAAATATGTTGGGCCTCATCTGCGACCCCGTCGCTGGTTTGGTTGAAGTTCCCTGTGTTAAGCGCAATGCCATGGGAGCCAGCTTTGCCTTTATCGCAGCAGACATGGCCTTGGCAGGTATCGAGTCTAAGATCCCTGTTGACGAAGTCATCGATGCCATGTACCAAGTCGGATCGAGCCTTCCAACTGCCTTTCGTGAAACGGCTGAGGGTGGACTCGCCGCTACACCTACTGGTCGCCGCCTACAAAAAGAAATCTTCGGAGAATAA
- a CDS encoding HAD-IA family hydrolase, translated as MPSISAIFFDLDGTLVDSSLGIHNAFTHTFKELGVPRPDAKTIRGFMGPPLESSFATCLPQEQISEAVQIYRSYYKEKGIHEAQLFPRITELLRELSQNYPLYITTTKNTPTAHDMTKNLGIHHFFDGIYGSSPETLHKADVIRYALQTHQLHADQVLIIGDTKFDMIGAQETGIKKFAVTWGFGEEDDLLSYQPDWIARTIDDIISQL; from the coding sequence ATGCCCTCTATCTCAGCAATCTTTTTTGATCTAGACGGAACCCTGGTTGACAGTTCCCTCGGGATCCACAATGCCTTTACCCATACCTTTAAAGAGCTAGGAGTTCCACGCCCTGATGCCAAAACCATTCGTGGTTTTATGGGACCGCCCCTTGAAAGTAGTTTTGCAACATGCCTTCCCCAGGAACAAATCTCAGAAGCTGTCCAAATATATCGTTCTTACTACAAGGAAAAAGGGATTCACGAAGCCCAACTCTTCCCCCGAATAACGGAATTACTCCGAGAACTTTCACAAAACTACCCTCTCTACATCACTACAACAAAGAATACTCCTACTGCTCATGATATGACTAAAAATCTGGGAATTCATCATTTCTTTGACGGCATTTACGGCTCTAGTCCTGAAACGCTACATAAGGCGGATGTCATCCGTTACGCCTTGCAAACGCATCAACTCCATGCAGACCAAGTTCTCATTATTGGCGACACCAAGTTTGATATGATCGGAGCCCAAGAAACTGGCATTAAAAAGTTTGCTGTTACTTGGGGATTTGGAGAAGAGGATGATTTACTCAGCTATCAGCCTGACTGGATTGCCCGTACCATTGACGATATCATTAGCCAGCTCTAA
- a CDS encoding DUF805 domain-containing protein: MFNAYKNFWKGYVNFTGRSTRSEYWWIYFTNLLICLPAYTKYHAAVSTRPYNMEAIRSLQAMGGFYLFLAAILMLPSIAVTVRRLRDAGFHWAFIFIALVPIVGPIALIVMLAWPSKKDEDADTEEQDQITA, encoded by the coding sequence ATGTTTAATGCTTATAAGAACTTTTGGAAGGGTTATGTAAACTTTACTGGTCGTTCGACTCGTTCGGAGTACTGGTGGATTTATTTTACGAACTTATTAATCTGTCTTCCTGCTTATACGAAATATCATGCTGCAGTGTCAACTCGTCCGTATAACATGGAGGCAATTCGTAGTTTACAAGCTATGGGTGGTTTTTACCTCTTTTTAGCGGCTATTCTCATGTTGCCTTCTATCGCTGTGACTGTTCGCCGCTTACGAGACGCTGGTTTCCACTGGGCCTTTATCTTCATTGCTTTGGTTCCTATCGTTGGACCGATTGCTCTTATTGTGATGCTTGCTTGGCCAAGTAAGAAGGATGAAGATGCAGATACTGAAGAACAGGATCAAATTACTGCTTAA
- a CDS encoding nucleoside-diphosphate sugar epimerase/dehydratase, whose amino-acid sequence MNKKLTDYVIDLVEILNKQQKQVFWGIFDILSMVVSIIVSYILFYGLINPAPVDYVIYTLLAFLLYQIMIAFWGLNASISRYSKITDFMKIFFGVMLSSVLSYGICYAFLPLFSIRFIVLFILLSTFLILLPRITWQLIYSKRKKGSGDGEHRRTFLIGAGDGGALFMNSYQHPTSDLELVGILDNDEKKKGQKLGGIPVLGSYDNLPELAKRHQIERVIVAIPSLDPSEYERILQMCNKLGVKCYKMPKVETVVQGLHQSGSGFQKIDITDLLGRQEIRLDESRLGTEITGKTILVTGAGGSIGSEICRQVSRFNPERIVLLGHGENSIYLVYHELIRTFQGIDYVPVIADIQDYDRLLQVFEQYKPAIVYHAAAHKHVPMMERNPKEAFKNNILGTYNVAKAVDEAKVPKMVMISTDKAVNPPNVMGATKRVAELIVTGFNQRSKSTYCAVRFGNVLGSRGSVIPVFERQIAEGGPVTVTDFRMTRYFMTIPEASRLVIHAGAYAKDGEVFILDMGKPVKIYDLAKKMVLLSGHTESEIPIVEVGIRPGEKLYEELLVSTELVDNQVMDKIFVGKVNVMPLEAIDQKIEEFRSLSGDELKEAIISFANETTHAE is encoded by the coding sequence ATGAATAAAAAACTAACAGATTATGTGATTGATCTGGTTGAAATTTTAAATAAACAGCAAAAACAAGTGTTTTGGGGGATATTCGATATTCTGAGTATGGTGGTTTCCATCATCGTATCTTATATCTTGTTTTATGGCCTTATAAATCCTGCGCCTGTGGATTACGTGATCTACACTCTTTTAGCCTTCCTCCTCTATCAAATCATGATTGCTTTTTGGGGGCTAAATGCTAGTATCAGTCGTTATAGCAAGATTACGGATTTTATGAAAATCTTTTTCGGAGTGATGCTCAGCAGTGTTCTTTCTTATGGAATCTGCTATGCCTTCCTTCCATTGTTTTCTATCCGTTTCATCGTACTCTTCATTTTGTTGAGTACCTTCCTCATCTTGCTTCCTCGTATCACTTGGCAGTTGATTTATTCTAAACGTAAAAAAGGTAGTGGAGATGGAGAACACCGTCGGACCTTCTTGATTGGTGCTGGTGATGGTGGTGCCCTCTTTATGAACAGCTACCAACACCCAACTAGCGACCTTGAGCTAGTGGGGATATTGGATAACGATGAAAAGAAAAAGGGACAAAAACTAGGTGGCATCCCAGTTTTGGGTTCTTATGATAATCTGCCTGAATTAGCTAAACGTCACCAAATCGAGCGTGTCATCGTAGCGATCCCTTCGCTCGACCCATCAGAGTACGAACGCATCTTGCAGATGTGTAATAAGCTAGGCGTCAAATGTTACAAGATGCCTAAGGTTGAGACAGTCGTTCAAGGACTCCATCAATCAGGCAGTGGCTTCCAGAAAATTGATATCACAGACCTTTTGGGCCGTCAGGAAATTCGTCTTGACGAATCGCGTCTAGGTACTGAGATTACAGGCAAGACCATCTTGGTGACAGGAGCTGGTGGTTCGATTGGCTCGGAGATTTGTCGCCAGGTTAGTCGCTTCAATCCCGAGCGTATTGTCTTGCTTGGACATGGTGAAAACTCAATCTATCTCGTTTATCATGAATTGATCCGTACATTCCAAGGGATTGATTATGTTCCTGTTATTGCAGATATTCAGGACTATGACCGACTCTTGCAGGTGTTTGAGCAGTACAAACCAGCCATTGTCTACCATGCTGCAGCCCACAAGCACGTTCCGATGATGGAGCGCAATCCAAAAGAAGCCTTCAAGAACAATATCCTCGGGACTTACAATGTTGCCAAGGCTGTTGATGAGGCCAAAGTACCTAAGATGGTCATGATTTCGACTGACAAAGCGGTCAATCCACCAAATGTTATGGGTGCGACTAAGCGCGTGGCAGAATTGATTGTCACTGGCTTTAACCAACGTAGCAAATCAACCTACTGTGCAGTCCGTTTTGGGAATGTTCTCGGTAGTCGTGGTAGTGTGATTCCTGTCTTTGAACGTCAGATTGCTGAAGGCGGTCCTGTAACGGTGACAGACTTCCGTATGACACGTTACTTCATGACCATTCCAGAGGCTAGCCGTCTAGTAATCCATGCTGGCGCTTATGCCAAGGACGGAGAAGTCTTTATCCTTGACATGGGCAAACCAGTCAAGATCTATGACTTGGCTAAGAAAATGGTTCTTCTAAGTGGGCACACGGAAAGTGAAATTCCAATCGTTGAGGTCGGTATCCGACCCGGTGAAAAACTCTATGAGGAACTCTTGGTTTCGACCGAATTGGTTGATAACCAAGTCATGGACAAGATTTTCGTTGGTAAGGTAAACGTCATGCCGCTAGAAGCCATCGATCAAAAGATTGAAGAATTCCGTTCACTCAGTGGAGATGAGCTCAAAGAAGCGATTATTTCCTTTGCAAATGAGACAACCCATGCTGAGTAA